One Mya arenaria isolate MELC-2E11 chromosome 5, ASM2691426v1 genomic window carries:
- the LOC128236065 gene encoding tyrosine-protein phosphatase non-receptor type substrate 1-like, translated as MEGGKQLQTMTGPNVIRYSEDGSFFLKWVASIEYNRSYFYAGCSANTTIRSSLIALNVKEPPSYPIIGPKSADFNTTECIYVYKDSDIYCQTENGTEPVQTVLLLGQETFVLAESEWKKGFYIFRNIYQQMDGLSRRNVTCQVSNAAIETPSEVHAILCNVEKGSPPVLTVPEFLDGESSTITCIVHNAIPAPVIDIRVGNVLLSDALRTDLFNGSSHKFTSTAKVTKTNKLWNGKEMCCTKKSFEDFGIADHSICKNISIKYPPSNISMSVKTIQQKYNESDICFINLSCETNESNPPCAIVWSSNRNDLQYTALSNETIVEHGSYRFVSNAIYIVTKGMAGGTITCSTRCDHFSAHLTQNYTVSFSGSHSHEKGIQTLFSTFRSPVKNILIATAVFCGLCILFVIGRCIFLKRRKDNAVNTIEIVENHSDTASDNGLLHMETEGVQYAVVQRQAASQSIEMQQQPRDDDGLAYAELDITYLQEANVKVLARRTNTPTEYADIEFCSTQKPALEDLVSHNASA; from the exons ATGGAAGGCGGCAAACAACTTCAAACAATGACTGGGCCAAATGTTATAAGATATTCGGAGGATGGGTCCTTCTTTTTGAAATGGGTTGCTTCAATTGAATACAACAGATCTTACTTTTACGCCGGATGTTCAGCAAACACAACAATAAGATCAAGCTTAATAGCTTTAAATGTGAAAG AGCCACCGAGTTACCCAATCATCGGTCCAAAGTCCGCCGACTTTAATACAAcagaatgtatatatgtttataaagatTCCGACATATATTGTCAGACTGAAAATGGAACAGAACCAGTACAAACAGTACTTTTACTGGGACAGGAAACATTTGTTCTTGCTGAAAGCGAATGGAAGAAAGGGTTTTACATATTCCGTAACATTTACCAACAAATGGACGGACTGTCGAGACGGAATGTGACGTGTCAGGTTTCAAATGCAGCCATTGAAACACCTTCCGAAGTACACGCCATTCTATGTAACGTAG AGAAAGGTAGCCCACCCGTTCTTACAGTTCCTGAATTTCTTGACGGTGAAAGCTCGACAATAACCTGTATAGTGCACAATGCTATCCCAGCACCGGTAATAGATATACGTGTTGGCAATGTTTTGCTATCTGATGCTCTACGAACTGATTTATTTAATGGATCTTCTCATAAATTTACAAGTACAGCTAAAGTGACTAAGACTAACAAATTGTGGAATGGAAAAGAAATGTGTTGCACCAAGAAAAGTTTTGAGGACTTTGGAATAGCAGATCATTCCATATGCAAAAACATCAGTATCAAAT ATCCGCCGTCGAACATTTCAATGTCCgtcaaaacaatacaacaaaaatacaacgAAAGTGATATCTGTTTTATAAACCTTTCTTGTGAAACGAATGAATCAAATCCACCTTGCGCAATTGTTTGGTCAAGCAACAGGAATGATTTACAATATACTGCATTAAGTAATGAGACTATTGTTGAACATGGGAGTTACCGTTTTGTTTCCAATGCGATTTACATAGTGACTAAAGGCATGGCTGGGGGAACCATTACATGTTCCACAAGATGCGATCATTTCTCAGCCCATTTGACTCAAAATTATACCGTATCATTTTCAG gTAGTCATTCCCATGAAAAGGGCATTCagacattgttttcaacattccGATCCCCAGTGAAGAATATACTTATTGCAACTGCCGTTTTCTGTGGACTCTGCATCTTGTTTGTAATCGGAA ggTGTATATTTCTTAAACGACGAAAGGACAACGCAGTCAACACCATAGAAAT TGTTGAAAATCACAGCG aCACGGCGTCGGACAATGGTTTGCTACACATGGAAACGGAAGGAGTCCAGTACGCAGTCGTGCAGAGGCAGGCGGCATCACAGAGCATTGAAATGCAG CAGCAACCACGTGATGACGACGGCCTAGCGTACGCCGAGTTGGACATCACGTACCTACAGGAAGCAAACGTCAAAGTTCTGGCAAGGAGAACAAATACGCCGACGGAGTATGCTGACATTGAGTTCTGTTCAACACAGAAACCTGCTTTAGAAGATCTTGTGTCCCACAATGCATCAGCGTGA